One Streptomyces drozdowiczii DNA segment encodes these proteins:
- a CDS encoding HAD family hydrolase, translated as MTASPVTLVASDLDRTLIYSSAALQLTMDDERAPRLLCVEVYNHKPLSYVTETAAGLLTDLTAADSTVFVPTTTRTREQYHRIRLPGAPAEFAICANGGHILVKGESDPDWQRTVADRLADECAPLAEVRAHLVATADPAWLLKERVAEDLFAYLVVDRAELPPEWTKELAAWAEPRGWTVSLQGRKIYAVPRPLTKSAAMREVARRTGATQTLAAGDSLLDADLLLAADQGWRPGHGELADAGWNADHVEATAERGVAAGEEILRRFLRASETG; from the coding sequence GTGACGGCCTCCCCGGTCACCCTCGTCGCCAGCGACCTCGACCGCACCCTCATCTATTCCTCGGCCGCGCTCCAGCTCACCATGGACGACGAACGGGCGCCCCGGCTGCTGTGCGTCGAGGTCTACAACCACAAGCCCCTCTCGTACGTCACCGAGACCGCGGCCGGGCTGCTGACCGACCTGACCGCCGCCGACTCCACGGTGTTCGTCCCGACGACCACCCGCACCCGCGAGCAGTACCACCGCATCCGGCTCCCGGGCGCCCCGGCCGAGTTCGCCATCTGCGCCAACGGCGGCCACATCCTGGTGAAAGGCGAGTCCGACCCGGACTGGCAGCGGACCGTGGCGGACCGCCTCGCCGACGAGTGCGCCCCGCTCGCCGAGGTCCGCGCGCATCTCGTCGCCACCGCCGACCCCGCGTGGCTGCTCAAGGAGCGCGTCGCCGAGGACCTGTTCGCGTATCTCGTGGTCGACCGCGCCGAACTGCCCCCGGAGTGGACGAAGGAACTCGCCGCCTGGGCGGAGCCGCGCGGCTGGACCGTATCGCTCCAGGGCCGCAAGATCTACGCCGTGCCGCGCCCGCTCACCAAGAGCGCCGCCATGCGCGAGGTCGCCCGGCGCACCGGCGCCACGCAGACCCTCGCCGCCGGTGACTCCCTGCTGGACGCGGACCTCCTGCTCGCCGCCGACCAGGGCTGGCGCCCCGGCCACGGCGAACTCGCCGACGCGGGCTGGAACGCCGACCACGTCGAGGCCACCGCCGAACGGGGCGTGGCGGCGGGCGAGGAGATCCTGCGCCGCTTCCTGCGGGCCTCGGAAACCGGGTAA
- a CDS encoding O-methyltransferase has protein sequence MTKGNSTKITDELYAYMLAHNPPLDAVQRELVETTYARLPEHAGMQSAEEQGPLLAFLVRLTGARHIVEVGTFTGFSALAMAQALPADGRLIACDVSEEWTAYGREAWQKAGVADRIDLRIAPALDTLRAMPEEPHIDFAYLDADKGNYIAYWEELVPRLRPGGVITTDNVLFHGRVTDPDATGAAKAIQEFNDHVSADARMDSVLLTVSDGLTLSRKR, from the coding sequence ATGACCAAGGGAAACTCCACCAAGATCACCGATGAGCTGTACGCGTACATGCTGGCGCACAACCCGCCGCTCGACGCCGTACAGCGCGAACTCGTCGAGACGACCTACGCGCGGCTGCCCGAGCACGCGGGCATGCAGTCGGCCGAGGAGCAGGGCCCGCTGCTCGCCTTCCTCGTCCGGCTGACGGGCGCCCGGCACATCGTGGAGGTCGGCACCTTCACCGGCTTCTCCGCCCTCGCGATGGCCCAGGCGCTCCCGGCGGACGGACGGCTGATCGCCTGCGACGTCTCGGAGGAGTGGACGGCGTACGGCCGCGAGGCGTGGCAGAAGGCGGGCGTCGCCGACCGCATCGACCTGCGCATCGCCCCCGCCCTGGACACCCTGCGCGCGATGCCGGAGGAGCCCCACATCGACTTCGCCTACCTGGACGCGGACAAGGGCAACTACATCGCGTACTGGGAGGAGCTGGTGCCGAGGCTGCGCCCGGGCGGGGTCATCACCACGGACAACGTGCTGTTCCACGGCCGCGTGACGGACCCGGACGCGACGGGCGCGGCGAAGGCCATCCAGGAGTTCAACGACCATGTCTCGGCGGACGCGCGGATGGACAGCGTGCTGCTGACGGTGTCGGACGGGCTGACGCTGTCGCGCAAGCGGTAG
- a CDS encoding FmdB family zinc ribbon protein has protein sequence MPRYEYRCRSCGDTFELSRPMAESSAPASCPAGHEDTVKLLSTVAVGGTAGGGSRPAPSAGGGCCGGGCCG, from the coding sequence ATGCCTCGTTACGAGTACCGCTGCCGCTCCTGCGGAGACACCTTCGAGCTCAGCCGCCCCATGGCCGAGTCCTCCGCTCCCGCCTCCTGCCCCGCCGGGCACGAAGACACCGTGAAGCTGCTCTCCACCGTCGCCGTTGGCGGCACGGCTGGCGGCGGTTCCCGGCCGGCGCCGTCCGCCGGTGGCGGCTGCTGCGGCGGAGGCTGCTGCGGCTGA